In the Populus trichocarpa isolate Nisqually-1 chromosome 1, P.trichocarpa_v4.1, whole genome shotgun sequence genome, one interval contains:
- the LOC7476821 gene encoding binding partner of ACD11 1 isoform X1 encodes MSVKTVKVSNVSLGASERDLKEFFSFSGDIEYVEMKSDNERSQIAYVTFKDSQGADTAVLLSGATIVDLSVTVALDPDYQLPPAALAELSATGNKAPGDESALRKAEDVVSGMLAKGFILGKDAINKAKGFDEKHQLTSTASAKVVSFDKKIGLTEKISAGTTVVGDKVREVDQKFQVSEKTKSAFAVAEQKVSSAGSAIMSNRYVFTGAAWVTGAFNKVAKAAGDVGQKAKEKAGMAEEEQKRKMVDDFAQVHLSESPKASGASDQKPSKPPPAQGLIL; translated from the exons ATGTCG gtAAAAACAGTAAAAGTCAGCAACGTTTCCTTAGGAGCATCTGAGCGAGACCTCAaagaattcttttctttttctggtgaTATTGAATATGTTGAAATGAAAAG TGATAATGAGCGTTCTCAAATTGCATATGTTACCTTCAAAGATTCTCAAGGAGCAGACACTGCTGTTCTTCTCTCG GGAGCAACAATAGTTGACCTTTCTGTCACTGTGGCTTTGGATCCAGATTACCAGCTTCCACCTGCTGCTTTAGCAGAACTCTCT GCAACAGGAAATAAAGCTCCTGGTGATGAATCAGCTCTTCGGAAGGCAGAAGATGTAGTCAGTGGCATGCTTGCAAAGGGTTTCATCTTGGGCAAAGATGCAATCAACAAAGCAAAGGGTTTTGATGAGAAGCACCAGTTGACTTCGACAGCCTCAGCTAAAGTTGTTTCTTTCGACAAAAAGATAGGTCTCACTGAGAAGATTAGTGCTGGCACCACTGTTGTTGGTGACAAAGTCCGGGAAGTGGATCAGAAATTTCAGGTTTCTGAGAAAACCAAATCAGCATTTGCAGTTGCCGAGCAGAAAGTCAGTAGCGCAGGATCTGCCATAATGAGTAATAGGTACGTGTTTACTGGGGCTGCTTGGGTCACTGGTGCATTCAATAAGGTTGCCAAGGCAGCTGGGGATGTTGGCCAGAAGGCCAAAGAAAAGGCAGGAATGGCTGAAGAGGAACAAAAGAGGAAAATGGTGGATGACTTTGCTCAGGTCCACCTATCTGAGTCTCCCAAAGCATCCGGTGCAAGTGACCAGAAGCCGTCCAAGCCTCCACCTGCACAAGGTTTGATTCTTTGA
- the LOC7476821 gene encoding binding partner of ACD11 1 isoform X2: MKSDNERSQIAYVTFKDSQGADTAVLLSGATIVDLSVTVALDPDYQLPPAALAELSATGNKAPGDESALRKAEDVVSGMLAKGFILGKDAINKAKGFDEKHQLTSTASAKVVSFDKKIGLTEKISAGTTVVGDKVREVDQKFQVSEKTKSAFAVAEQKVSSAGSAIMSNRYVFTGAAWVTGAFNKVAKAAGDVGQKAKEKAGMAEEEQKRKMVDDFAQVHLSESPKASGASDQKPSKPPPAQGLIL; encoded by the exons ATGAAAAG TGATAATGAGCGTTCTCAAATTGCATATGTTACCTTCAAAGATTCTCAAGGAGCAGACACTGCTGTTCTTCTCTCG GGAGCAACAATAGTTGACCTTTCTGTCACTGTGGCTTTGGATCCAGATTACCAGCTTCCACCTGCTGCTTTAGCAGAACTCTCT GCAACAGGAAATAAAGCTCCTGGTGATGAATCAGCTCTTCGGAAGGCAGAAGATGTAGTCAGTGGCATGCTTGCAAAGGGTTTCATCTTGGGCAAAGATGCAATCAACAAAGCAAAGGGTTTTGATGAGAAGCACCAGTTGACTTCGACAGCCTCAGCTAAAGTTGTTTCTTTCGACAAAAAGATAGGTCTCACTGAGAAGATTAGTGCTGGCACCACTGTTGTTGGTGACAAAGTCCGGGAAGTGGATCAGAAATTTCAGGTTTCTGAGAAAACCAAATCAGCATTTGCAGTTGCCGAGCAGAAAGTCAGTAGCGCAGGATCTGCCATAATGAGTAATAGGTACGTGTTTACTGGGGCTGCTTGGGTCACTGGTGCATTCAATAAGGTTGCCAAGGCAGCTGGGGATGTTGGCCAGAAGGCCAAAGAAAAGGCAGGAATGGCTGAAGAGGAACAAAAGAGGAAAATGGTGGATGACTTTGCTCAGGTCCACCTATCTGAGTCTCCCAAAGCATCCGGTGCAAGTGACCAGAAGCCGTCCAAGCCTCCACCTGCACAAGGTTTGATTCTTTGA